The Panicum hallii strain FIL2 chromosome 5, PHallii_v3.1, whole genome shotgun sequence genome contains the following window.
gtcggatagttctgctcgtgagccctgagttggcgggaagcatatgcaacgactttcccgtcttgcatcagcacacatcctaatccttgtcgggatgcgtcacaataaatgacaaaatcccgatgaatgtccggtagggtcagcactggggcggttgtcaacctttgcttcaattcttgaaaacttctttcacaagattccgtccaggtgaacttcttctctttcttaagaagttccgtcatgggtcgggctatcttggagaatccctcgataaatctccgatagtacccagctaatccaagaaaacttctgatttcactaacattagtcggtcgctgccagttggaaaccgcttcgaccttttctgggtccacagctacgccttccgcggtcagaatgtgaccaaggaaagctactctctccagccagaattcgcacttgctaaacttggcatatagcctatgtatcctcagcttttccaatactacccgcaggtgttgctcatgttcctgaatactcttggagtagacaagtatgtcgtcgataaagactacgacaaacttatctagctcgtccatgaatactttgttcatgaggttcataaaataggcaggggcattggttagtccgaaggacattacggtgaactcaaactgcccgtaacgggtgacaaaagctgtcttagggatgtcactttctctaatcttgagctgaaaatatcctgaccttagatcgatcttggaaaagtacttggctccttttagctgatcaaaaaggtcatcaatcctggggagggggtacttattcttaatggtaacctcattcagtgcccggtaatctacacacaacctcatactcccatctttcttcttggcaaacagaactggggctccccatagcgacgagcttggtctgatgaagccaattcgttgcagttcttctagttgcttctttaactccgtcaactcagaggccgccatcctatagggtctcttggctataggggaggtcccagggataaggtcaatgacgaactctatatccctgtccgggggcataccgggaagttcttcggggaagacatctgggtattcgtttactaccgggactccttctaagggcttggcttccatcctaaacaccattgggttaaactcactttcccgggtGTGGCAGATTAcctgtactccttcggggtttgttaggtgtaccactttgtcaatgcagcctatgagaccattgtgtcggcttaaccaatccattccaaggatcacgtctattcccctagacttaagtactaccaagtctgctagaaattctaccccacttagattgatccttacccgtggacaacctagttggcatttgatgtcgcctccaggcgtccgggttaataggggtgtttttagtagtactgtaggtattttgtgttcttccacaaaacttgaggatatgaatgagtgcgatgctccagaatcaaataatactgttgccagagctgagttgactaggtactcaccaagcactacgccctgagcttcttgagcctcctgcacgtcgatgtgattgacgcgggctcgtccaaacgattgctggggctgcttcatctgttggctgttgtcgttgttgcggaggggcactcggttggcaccggtcagggctggtatgggtccattcaccgtgttggagaaggctgacgtagccggcttattcttggcgtaagggcaattggcaatgaaacgCCCTGTCTCatggcagttgaaacaggccctaacattgttattgtcggaggcgaccaggcttgcgttgctctgcggggccctcgtggtattttGGCTCCTAAGCTgcgtgtcaggggcccgtggtcctgtcacttgggactgagtcctatactgcattggggcctgagatcttggtgcagtgtagctaaagttcctcgacttttgggaacggtcctgttggcgggccttactttccaggaatttgcgtttgttatccttcctctcttcggttttggccctttccgtaaggatggccttgttcatcagggtattgaagtcaggatagatataagggtaagcaaggtccgaaGTTTTGGGttcagtcccttcttgaacatatcttgtttcttgtcatcgtcgttcacttcctccggtgcatatcgggccaactcaatgaaccggtgggtgtactcttccaccgtcatgcttccctgctgcagtgcgcggaattcatccgccttgcgcttcatggtggccgaagggatgtgataacggcggaactccttcacgaattcctcccaagtgatagtagaggcatcctcggctgcggcacaataatttttccaccaggataatgctgttccggtgagttggtgggctgccagaaggactttgtctcggtcctggcattcgaacggttcgagtttcctctgaattactcgtaaccagtcatctACATCCAaggggttgcaggatccggcaaagatgggcggcttggtccttaggaaggctgtcagcttgtcgttcaagttctgccctcgtggttgccggttaatgagggcattggccagtgttcCAAGcataagggtctggttgtggattatctgcgccaggtctccgaggggtgggggtggtggtagttgctctcctccttgattttctcctcggttctcgcttacttcctgttctccctgaggaagattttgtccaacaggctgcgcttcagcaccagcggctgctgggttccggctacgggaggccctcgcgacgcttcggggagccatctgttgattgggtagagtggcaTTACGATtgtgtgatgtttaagttgtttaatttgtatataaggcagaatctacctcctgccagtaatcgcataaacaagcagcacacaacaaaccagcacacaacattacaaacagcaagcacaaacaacttcattactgcaagggggtacagcttgggggtaagactaggtctcgtactactcgtccagggtcatgcctaagggcacgacttaaacaaaagaggctgggggtacatcactagggtggcgtcggttactttactcgcggggcatgccttcttctggggcggggggTGGGAGTAATCCTTATTCGCCGTTCTCTGGattcccatctgtcaagggttgcgctgcagcatcccttttaacggcggcagcagaactttcagggttctcgggtggggcttgtgtgtctCCAAAGAGAggtccccaccctatgacgggtgtcccgagtaaaacatggtcttctccaattgccgggactggtgttccactttgggtccattcttgcatacgccggtctcgggcctgcttgaggctctcttgggcgactgcttcactgctgaccgcggctgcggcccttgcctcggcttgggcagctcggatctgctgcagtctcactgcgagctctgcttgctcggctcgatgggtctgctctctcagaaggttggcttgctcatcaaagagttggtccaaggcggctagataagtagctacttggtacagagggccttcttcatggcggcgtcgttccagacttctcatgtgtgcttcccaaactggggttctgatggccggcgggaagaaccttactggtgtggcggtgaggtgtctttcaaaaatccggcataaataacggagtgcttttctgacggtcaaggggtaggtgtcttggtgcctaaaccctgtggcagtcactcgccacggctggatgtcggggtagcggttgctttTTCCTACAAAGActatcatgtcgcaccgaagggtgcccttggaggtgtactctcggtaggcatactctggtggttccataactccgatgcgttccagacTGAGTATTAAtagcttaggaaggccgggctctgcgtggcagattccgtcaacccatccattgtcagccatctggaacagggcaaaaactagggatgagtgtttgtgcaggtaAAGaactaagtcagaacaagtcctagggtctggaaaaagggtctcgcccctagggtcacatcctacggccagcctacggctctgataccacctgaagcgtccccccatcagggaagacttaaaagtgttactttaccAGTCCCAGggggctgataacacttttattacatcagatggtacatcaccgtacaactctacgcagTAATAGGCAGTGAAGCACCACTATCGCGAGAATCACAAcaaaaacccacactactacactggctacaaaaagagggtcatcagagtcttgcgccatgcggaactccggcactggccctaaccacaggcaagactgggtgcaagatgaaaccctactcgacgtcttcggggaggtagtctgggtcttctgctgtaaaaagtaagaatggggtgagtacaaacgtactcagcaagtccaatcgcaCCCAAGGGGGGGTAtatcagaaatcaatgcacaggacagtccaaggataaggttagggtttatttacggaaaactcagttacATGCACATGTTCGTTTTAAATAATTTTCAAACAAGTCTTTAAatatcaaggagcacatggtgttgatccacacaggatccaggttttaagctgctaccggactccccgtccgccgtagcacatggcacaactgccggacactttccaaacaacccacaccagtccaaccattcccagagagaaaccctagttatgtgaccacaccataacttacccaataccgtgggcacggctattcgaatagattttaactctgcagaggtgtgcaactttacccacaggtggggtaccacagcacgatcaccttagtgtcggtgcagatcccaacaaagccattacccaccttagctagacctgattagccaccacgggatccatcaaggggtcattcgacctatctccgaggtttaaccggggcataagtcacacagagcttatcccttctccttgatcacccgttgctctcagccctcctgatggctatcagactaactagtgggatttatgctaagccgttgcccatacaacggtcaagtggtttgcacgacaggaagctaggtgagatgacacatcaactcggtccttaggggtgacaagatggatatctcccttcctcgctcaaccacacaggtacgagcacaccaacggcaattcacaccggaatgccatccatcccgtctgactcgtctttcaaaaccacattttatcccgtcccacacacacacattttctttataaaactaggtggtcaaggtatggttatcacaaataaggatggctatcctaccatgttttcagcaagcaaaatcatgcaattttataaaataggccacggggttgtgtttataaaaactaggacagaaacatgcatcaaagggcgggattgaacttgccatcatcaaacccttgcgggaggtcctgatcgaagcactgtccctcgggctcggggtcgcagaactggtccttgttcgcttggtcacagtcgggaccttcctcgttcactccgtgtcctacgacgcaaacaaacaggcacacaatcaagcgaaagaactaaaagtttttatcgtcgagcttaaatcagaaataatttagttatggagataggggtaatatttttgggtggtttcttaatggtacggttggaactatactagaaagggcgtggtaaagtttcgggtcgatcggagctcgtttggcgcataaaatgatgagctaaagagggttcaggggttaaacaggggtctaagggcttattcgtaattatccggagggagtaagggcctatttgcgaatcctagaaatactcagggtttgctaaaggatgtcaagtatatccaggtttatgtaatgggggggtttggtttgaaataacggaaataGCAGGGCTTCTTTGGCAAAAGGGAGTAAGTAGGGGGGGCTCCTTTGGAAAAATAGGGAAGGGGGGGCTCTGGGCAAAAAgccctctcttcctcctctccccctcgtgaccgaaacagaggagggggacaggggcggtggcggcggcccaatccggcggccCGGGGCTCGGTGGTGGCCCGGGGGTgggaggaaagggagggggAAGCAAGGGGAAtcggttcccggcctcacctcgggccggggcggcgtgtggaggccggtcgacggcgggcagcgggcggcggcagtgcggtGTGCGACGGCGGCGCTACGGCTTGGGGCGGGAGGCTGTGTGCGGGTGCCGAGCTCGGAGGCGGGGTGGGGGCCCTTTTATAGGTGGCTAGAGGCGgtggggcggtggtggccggcggctccgcgggcggccattaatggtgtttggccgctcgcggccgtcgtgacgcggcgtggcggcgagggcgccgggcgtcgcacgtgggggaggatcgggtgctgtgcggcacaggggcagGAGGAGCGGCAGCACGCGCGGCGGTGgcgacgggtggcgcggcgggcggcgcggccatgcgcgggggagcgcgcgcgcgtgcgcgcacggcacggtGAAGCGCGGGCCAGGAGCGTGGTGCGTGCGACGGGCGGCaaggcgcggcgcacggccacgcgttgcgcgtgcgcgtgcgtcgcggcgcggccggggcagcgcaggcgcacggccggggcggtgctcgggcgcgcggctggggaaaggaaggagagggagaagggaggagggggaaaaagaaagaaagaaaggaaaaggaaaagggaagaaaagaaaaggggggaaaaggaaaagaagagggaaaagaaaataggaggaaaatggaaaagaggagaagaagaaagagaaaagaaggaatggtgaaaaagaaagggagaaggAAAGGTGACGCGCGTCGGCGattttcgcggcggcgaccgcggctggtcagCCACGCGCGTGCGAcattcgcacgctgcgcgaggagaaaagagagggggattGCGTCGGCACCGATCGCGGCGGATGGTCATGCGTGGGCGacaggccaccgagcggtgcggaatgggacggcggtcatgttcgtgtcggttgtcagggtggcgggggaaaacggagagggttagggtTAGAGTTTGGATGGGCTTTGACGACGACTAGGTTTTTGATCGAAAGATTTTAGCGCGTAGTTTGATTtgataaattttcagggcgtcacagtgtacaacctctgcagactgaaaactgatatatcagtcgtgctcacggttaagaacGGCTTTGACCCTCAcgtgataattgaacttgaagatgaattaaatcgtggaccatatttatggttgtggttatggttatgctgtatctcttctatctcttttagtgtggattctggtatgaatttataccttagtaatcaggtgctaataataaaacttgaccaactaaaattgcttatcgtagtaagccagtcagcttttccttgattttggtcttcatgtcatataattaccaacacttgctaagtaccaaccataagtgtactcacgttTGTTATAACTActgctcagaagagaaagtgatgtgaagttttttaaagatgatgctgagttctagacCTGCGCAACCCGCGGTCGATTGCGTGCGAGTTATAGTGAGTGACCGTGACCATGTCGAGGGGCTGATGCAGCGCCGCTATACTGTGCAACATCTGATCTGATCTAATGAGGTGAGAACGAACTTACTGTGCCCAGCCAGGTGGAtgcatgttttttttttgacaGAGAGAGAACCAGAAGGGGAGAGGCATGCGAGGACTGTGTGGTGGTCGCTTAGTTAATTTTGTGGTCTGATATCATTCCTGTGTGTTCATTAACTACTCCAAAATCCTGCATACAAGCTGTGTTATTCTACTTTCTGATctcagaaaagaaaagaaaactacATTATCAGTCCAGTTGGTGGAATCCCCTCCTCTCTTTTATCCTTCTGACGGGAAACCATTgattcaaaaaataaaaaataaaatgccACCCTGCTTTCTGGATGTCCTCATGTACTGGGCCTTATTTGGAGCCTTGGGCCTAAAGCAGGGTCTGCTGCGCACGGCCCATTTACTTTCATGTCTCTAGACTTTACAGGCTCGCTCCTGCATCCCTACCTACGAGTACTACTCTGTGGCCTGTGCAAGATGATGCCCCTCTGCTCCTCCACTCCACCCCAGGAAGATATATATGGGCTATAGCCTAGAGCTACCGAGAATGTCTCCTTTTTTTTGGTTACAAAGAGTTGAATGTCAATTATATTTACAAATGAAATGTTAAGTAAGATAACCTTAGTACCTGTAGACTGGATTAAATTCTGAAACCTGCAAATTAAAGATCACCAGCACATCAATCAATTTGTTTATATATATTCCTCACAGAGGAATTGCTAAAATATATGTAAACACAAGCGCGCGCTCTCTCTCTGTCCAGTCAAACCAATGgaagctctctctctctctctagttAAGCTGGAACAATATTTAGGTATTAAACCGTGTTTTTTTTTGAAGCTAACATATGAAACATGCTTTAGGTACACTGAGAATGTGAGTTAGACGAAGAAAATGGGGGTGACAATTGCACAAGTAAGCGATTTATTTATTTGGTCTCTTCTATATCTCTCTCCTCTGGCACGACCTGTATCTGTCCTTGGCCTTTGGCTTTTGTCCCTGATCGTGGTGAACGGCTCTAAAAGTCCACCGTTGGAAAGCAATTGTCCTTTCCATCTAATCTGGGCAATGCAAGGCCACTGTAACAAATTGCATCCATGATCCACCGGTCAAACAATGCATGGAACGCCATTGCCATGGAGCCTTGCCTATTTGCCTTGGTAGATGATCTATAGGCCTGGATACTTGTTGGATATCTTGTTTTTTTTAATGAAAGATACCCATCTTTTTATTGCCACTCACACGCCACTTTGTCTGTCATTGTGTGTCAGTCTTTCATGCATTGTCTTCTTGATCAGTCTATAGGGTTCCAGCAGCTGATCCGTCTCCTAAACCAGCTAGCTCAGTTACTGTAGCTCTTCTGTAGTCTTTGGAGGCGCCTGCCTGCTCTGACGCTCCGTGTGGCTTTGCAGGCTGATAGTGATGGGCCGGGCTTGGGCATGTCCGCCGCTGCTGTTCTTCAGATGCATACAAGCATATACACACACACTTCTCCCTTTCTTCAGATGCCCTGCTGTTCTAATTGTGACACCGTGTTATTACAattcacacacacacatgaTTTCGGGCTGCAGGACACTCAACAGATGCATACATGCATGTAATTGTGTTGTCCGGCTCAACATTTTAACAACCTTTTAAATTATTTCTGTGTCATTTGTACTCAGTCGACGCAGCAAGGTTATTTAAATTTAAAGACGATTTAGCAGCTTTCTTTTTCAGCAACCACCAGTACATTTCATCTGCTGATAATGGTATCGATCCGTATGACCGTATCTACCGGCAGGCCACAGCTTGGTTTGCCTTTAACTGCTTTGGTTTTCACTCCTCTTGAACAAGTTCAGAATCGTGTGATAGGTTACTCCGCCTTACAGCCTGAACGTTGACTGAAAGATTTGATTATAGAGTTCAGATTTCATAGATAGGCGAGTATCTCATGACTTCAGATTCCAAATCTGAAAAAGTATGTGACCATTTGGTGCTTAATGTTTGAGCAAAGGCAACTGAAACCCTTGTAAATCGAACTACACTGTCAAGGGGTTCAGAGTTTGAACGTGCAGCTGTCTGCCTGCCTGTTTCTCTCCTCGTAAGATTGCCTAAATTTCCCACATTTTCAGTCACGATTTGGATGTGAAATGAGAGGCCAGGGGGGTTTTCGGTTCTGCCATGAAGGTTGTTGGCATCCTGTTCCTAAAGAAGAAGGTGCGTGTGCGTGTTTGTTAAAAAAATGTCGGAATCTGCTGAGCTAACAAAACATTTCTGTACTGCAATTTATATACAACACTCCTCACGGTTCACTCTCCAAAGATCTTGCTAGCTTGCGGTGCCCCAGCATTCTCACTCAGCTGAGAAGGATGCGAGCAAAGcaatggcgccgccgccggtgcagcACAGCCGGGGGGTTGAGCTTGTCACCAGTCACACGACCCTCCCGAGCTACCCCTGCGGCGCGCGTCCCTGGCCAGcgccgcgacggcgacggcgacggccgcgCACGCGCCAACGCCCGCCGCGACGCTCACCTTCCCGCAGAACGCGCCGGCGGCGTCGCACAtgctgccaccgccgcctcctacGTCTACCCCGCTGCTGCCCCACGGGCCAGCCGCGCCGCCAaccacgccgcgcgccgcgaAGGCCGTGCCGGCTGCCGAGAAGAGGAGGCCCTGCGCCGCGGCGTCGAGGAGGGGCACCAGCTGCAGCTGCAGcgagccgatcgcggcggcggcgcgcacggcACACAGGTACAGCGCCGCCGCAGAGCAGACGGCCGAGATCGCGCCGGCCACCACGAAGTACCTGCACGCGCTCATCTCAATGGATCAGTTTGTCCCTGGTGCTTATTTGGTGCTGCTTTGAAGCTCTCGAGTTTTGTTTCCTGGGTTTTTGGGGGTGAACATGGTTCGATACCCAGGCTACAGGATCTTCTCGATCCGCTGATTTTGCCGTGGTGGCTTCCGGTGGTGCTGCACTTTTACTTCCTCCTAAAATGTGAAGGAGAATCCTTCTTCATCCGGCGAGATTTGCTCTATCCCCATTCAGCGTCTTATTACGTCTCGTTTTTAGATGTTACTTACGGTGGTTTTTTTAAGGCGTTACTTACGGTGGCTTCTGAAAAATATAATGGCCTTCAATGGCCCCATCTTGCTAGTGGAGGAAGTCTCTATTCGGCTCCAGTCGGCGGTGGCAGTCGAAGGTGAAGTCTGGGGTATCGATGAGCAGGAACCGCATGTTGTAATGCTTTATAGTTTGCACAGGTTCTTGTATGGTCCCTGTATAATCTATGTATGTCTGATCTTATAAATAAATTCATCCCTTCTCAAAAAAAATAATCTAGCTAGGCAAAATGTGGCTACCCTAACCAGGCTAAAGAACGCCATAAGTTTTACACCCAATCAAGGGTGCTGATGCAGAATCGACACATGGTTCAGGCACTACGGCGTTCAGGTTCCTTGCTGgtatgatcacctccactctgCATTTGAGACCCACCGGTTCTTCTGTACGCCTGCACAAGAATGGTACCAGATCATCATGCATCTAGTCAGTAGTAAGATTTTTCAGATCATGCAGTGAGCATGAGGGAGGAACATGGTGCCTTGCCAACAAATCTAGTCATGCTACTGATTTTTTTCTGATCTAAGAAGGAGAATGTACCTTGACAGTATCAAGCAGAGCTTGGGCGTCAGGATGCTTTTCAAAGTGATCGCGAACAGGCTGGAGAAAAACAAGAATTTGTAAGGTCGGATGAGTATATTCTTCTAGTATGAATGGACGCCTCAACTCTAAAAGATAAATTCAGACAAGTCCCTTTTGAAGAGACAGTACTAATTCGCAAGGTTGGTTAACAGCAGGGAAGGGGTTTAAACCTGCAATATCTCGTTTATTGCTTTTGCGAGAGCGAGCTTCACATCATCAGGGTGAAGAGTGCCACTACGGTATTCTTCATGGAGTTGTTCTATTTTACTGTAGGCCCTGTTTCACAAGCAGCAAATGTCACATCTGAACACAACCTTAAAATCGCTTATGGTGTTATAAAAGCATAGCCTAACTGGTGCATGATTCTGAATGAATTGAGCTCCTGCTTGATAGAGTATGCCGTTTCACATGAACTGCACATATACCCGCTCAAATGGTGTGTATATAAACAGAAAAAAGGATTCCGGTTTGTAGTTGAATATTACCTGTTACTGCCATCAGTTTCCTTGCAAAGCACAGCAAACCTTCCAGACTTGGGCAAGACTATGTACTCGATGTACTCCAAGCATAGATTTCCTTCAGTAACTTTGTGAGGGCAGAAAGCCAGTCTTATCTTCTCATTCACCTGAGACTGCAGTAAGCAACTTGATCATGAACACCACAGCGAGAGAAAGGGCATAAAACATTGACTGACAGATGTTTCTGTACAAAAAAAGGGTGTCTCATGGCTGATAGATGATGTGTTTATTATTCAGGTTGTTGAAAAAAATCTGATTATTGATATTTAGAAAAGGACATATATCAAGAGAAATAACCTCACTGTCTTCCATAAAAATAGCCGAGGATGGATCGCTCTTTGACATTTTTTGCTGACCTTCTTTAATACCAGACGACATATCTGCAATTGACATTAATGGACAAAACAATTCACAAACCAAGCACTAACTTTGAACCACATGAAAACATAAATCTAACCACATCCAGTAGATATAAGCACATACGGCGTGATAGAATAATTGGCCTGCTATTCCTTTTGCTGGCCTCACAATAGTCTCTAGCAAGCATATTCACCTTTCTTTGATCCAAACCCATCTGGCATATGTCTACCTGCAGAAGGAAATGAATAAACAATTTCATAACTACCGCAACAGTTATAGCTAGAAAATTGTTTATTCAATGCAAACATTCTATACTACTTTATCATTACCTACTGACTAAATCAAATTAGCTGTGAATACAGCCATGAAGCTTCAATGGAAGAAATTATTGAAAACGGAAAGAGATGGATGCGTGATGAGGTGATGATGTGTTTTAGAAAATATGCAGAGAGTGTGTCCAGGCTCAAAGTACACAAGCTAGATAGTAGATATTCCATTCTTCTAGAAACTGCAAACAACTTTGCTAACAGTGTGGTGATTTGTTTTCAGATACTTGAAGGCCAATTTGATAAACTTTGCCATCAGTGTTGTAATGTAGAGGATCATAACGAAGTCTTTCACCATTACAACTTCAAAGTTAAGACGAGAGAACCTGATTCAGCGGATTGGACGGTGAGATTATACTTTGCTGAAGTGAAAGAGATTTTTGGGAGAAAGTACTATTTTTGCTGGCCCCTAGAACCAAATGAAGACGGTATTAACTCTTGTCTAATGAAACAATCTTTGAAGTATATGTGAATGGATATAGTGTTTTAATACAATCTGCCGGACATTATTATTAATAGGTCCTTGTTATGCATGCATGAAGCAAGGAGTGGAAGACTTGAAGCACCCTGCAACAGGTGGTTTTGAAATGGGCTTCACTGATGCTACCTTGTTTGGGTATGCAGAAGATTGATGTTAAAACCTGATGTTATTGAACTAGTGAGACTATGGCATAGTATCAAGTCCAATGAACTTGAGTATTGTAGTCCAAGTTCTAATATATATGGATGGTAATTTATTTTCTCGCACACTGGAAGCGTTGTAGACTATTTTATGATGATGATATGGTGAATTATTTTGTGGATCTTTGATGAAGACGGATTGCATGTTTGCATATTAATATAGTTTTCTGTGTGACCCGACCAAGCGAAGTGATTATTGCAAAAATCAACGTATTTGTTAATTTGGTGAACCATGCTTTGTGATTAGTAAAAAGTATACCTATCACTGGATCTCGTAACTTACTCTAGTTTTTGAAAACTGTTGAACATTAAACAATTTGATTTGGAAAATTAGGATTACATTGTTTGGCCCTGAATTGTGGGGTGGTTTGTATAACACAAGCTGGTAGAAGCAAGTTGCATGTTGTGGGATTCCATAATCTAGACCGCAAAAGCTA
Protein-coding sequences here:
- the LOC112892541 gene encoding CASP-like protein 1U1, with the translated sequence MSACRYFVVAGAISAVCSAAALYLCAVRAAAAIGSLQLQLVPLLDAAAQGLLFSAAGTAFAARGVVGGAAGPWGSSGVDVGGGGGSMCDAAGAFCGKVSVAAGVGACAAVAVAVAALARDARRRGSSGGSCDW
- the LOC112892542 gene encoding tyrosine--tRNA ligase 1, cytoplasmic-like, translating into MGRSEKDALTATQIMYPLMQCAHILFLKVDICQMGLDQRKVNMLARDYCEASKRNSRPIILSRHMSSGIKEGQQKMSKSDPSSAIFMEDSESQVNEKIRLAFCPHKVTEGNLCLEYIEYIVLPKSGRFAVLCKETDGSNRAYSKIEQLHEEYRSGTLHPDDVKLALAKAINEILQPVRDHFEKHPDAQALLDTVKAYRRTGGSQMQSGGDHTSKEPERRSA